The region GAAGTCCTGCGTGATCCCGAAAAGCGAAGTCGTTATGACCGCTACGGGCACGAAGGTATGAACGGTGGTGGATTTAGTGGATTTAAATCTTCGGAAGATATCTTCGGTTCATTCGGAGATATCTTCGGAGATATTTTCGGATTCAGTCAGGGGCAGAGCGGTAAACGCATGCAGGCTGGATCAGACCTTAGATATAATCTTACGGTTTCTTTCCGCGATGCGGCTAAAGGAACTGAAGTTGAGCTGACTCTTCCTGTTACAGATACTTGTGAAGAATGTGACGGAAGCGGGGCTGCTCCCGGCTCATCTCCGGAAACTTGTTCTCACTGCGGCGGCAGGGGCTCAGTTGTACAGAGTCAGGGCTTTTTCCAGATTTCTGTGCCGTGCCCTTCATGTAACGGTCGTGGACAGGTTATTACTAACCCTTGTTCTGCCTGTCGCGGAGCTGGGTATGTCCGTAAAGAAAAAAATCTTAATGTTCGAATTCCTGCCGGCGTAGACAATGGATCAAGACTCCGTCTGCGCGGTGAGGGTGAAGCCGGATTGAACGGTGGTCCACATGGTGATCTGTATGTTGTTATCACTGTGCAGCCGGATAAAGTATTCAAACGTCAGGGACAGGATCTTGTCCTAACCACGGAGATTACTTTTGTTCAGGCCGCATTGGGTTATAAAATGAGTGTTCAAACTCTTGACGAGCCTGTTGATATGGACATCCCTAAGGGAACGCAAAGCGGTGAAGTCTTCCAGCTTAGAGGATTAGGTCTTCCTTACTTAGGAAGTTCACATAAAGGTGAGCTTCTAGTCGAGGTTAAGGTTAAAACTCCAACTAATATCAGTGCTAAGCAGCAGGAACTTCTGGAGCAGTTTGCAGCTCTTGAGGAAGAAAAACCCATGAAAAAAGTGAAGAAACTTTTTAAAAAAGCTAAAGACAAGGTGATGGGTGATTAAAAAATGAGTGAATTCTCCCACTTAGATGCTGATGGAAATGCCGTAATGGTAGATGTTTCAGCTAAAAAAGATACTATTCGCAAGGCTGTCGCTAAAGGAAAGGTTCTTCTAAATCAGAAAACTTTTGAAATGTTGCAAGAAAATGCTCTCCCTAAAGGAGATGCTTTGAATACAGCAAAGATTGCCGGAATAATGGGAGCTAAGGAAACTCATAGATTAATTCCCCTATGTCATCCTTTGGCAATCAGTTATGTTGATGTCCGTTTTAATGTGGATGATAAAAATTATCTTATTGAAATTGAAGCTGAAGCACGTACAACCGGTAAAACTGGAATCGAAATGGAAGCTTTAATAGCTGTTCAAATTGCAGCAGCAACCATTTATGATATGTGCAAAGCTGTTCAGAAGGATGTTGTTATTACAGATTGTCGTCTTGTCTATAAAGAAGGTGGTAAATCCGGCATATTTAAAGCCGAATAAGTTACCTTTACTAAGCAAATAAAAAAGCCCACCTTGAGTACTCAAGGTGGGCTTTTTTATTTGCTTAAAATTTTCTCGAAGTAAGCTATGGTTGGCTTAAGACCTTCTTCAAGTGAAGTGGAAGGAGTCCAGTCAATTGTTTTTTGTGCAAGGGTTATGTCCGGGCTCCGTTGGCATGGGTCGTTTTCTGGTAGTGGTTTAAATATTATTTTTGAAGATGATCCGATCATATTAATAATAATTTCTGCAAGCTGGCGGATTGTAAATTCTCGAGGATTTCCGAGATTAACTGGCCCCGTGAACGAATCGTCTGTATTCATGATTTTAAGAAAGGCATCAATCAGATCATCTATGTAACAAAAAGATCTGGTCTGTAACCCGTCTCCGTAAAGAGTTATAGGGTCGTTTTTTAGAGCTTGTACAATGAAATTTGAAACAACACGTCCATCATTTACAGCCATACGCGGACCGTATGTATTGAATATTCTAGCAACTTTAATGCGTAATTTATGCTGCCGGTGGTAATCGAAAAAAAGAGTTTCCGCGCATCGTTTACCTTCATCGTAGCAAGCTCTGGGGCCTATTGGATTTACATTTCCCCAGTAGTCTTCTTTTTGTGGATGGCATGCAGGATCTCCGTATACTTCTGAAGTCGATGCCTGAAAGATTTTAGCCTTAACTCTTTTTGCAAGTCCAAGTACATTGATAGCGCCGTGGACAGATGTTTTAGTCGTTTGAACAGGGTCAAACTGATAGTGAATAGGAGATGCGGGGCAAGCTAGATTAAATATGTTATCTGTTTCCAGATAAAGGGGGAAGGTTATGTCATGTCGCATCATTTCGAAGTACGGGCTATCCATCATTTTTATAATGTTAGATTTTTGCCCTGTATAGAAGTTATCCACACACAATACTTCGTGTCCTTGTTCAAGCAGTTTTTCGCAGAGTCTTGAGCCAAGAAATCCGGCTCCGCCTGTAACTGTATAGTGTTGTCTTTTGCTCATTTTTATCTCCGGATACAGCATAATAAAATATTCAGCCGATAAATACTTTGAAATTAGGGATAAAACAAGCAACAAAAACAGAATCTTATTTTTGTAAAAAATATTATTCTAGGGTTTTAACTTTTAACGAATTGTATTAAGTTTAACTTATGGATAATTCCTTAAAAATACTTATTGTTGACGATAATGTAGTCAACTTGATGTTACTAGACAGGCTTCTACGTAACGAAGGGGCAGAAATTTTTAAAGCCGTTAACGGTGAAGAGTCAGTTGAGCTCTGTGAAGAACATGATTTTGCTCTAATTCTTTTAGATGTTCAGATGCCAGGCATGGACGGTTACGCCACTGCAAAAGCGATTCGAAGGATAAGTTCTTGTAAATTAATCCCAATTATATTTCTGACTGCTATATATAAAGATCCGGCATATGCACGAATGGGATATGATGTCGGAGCTGTTGATTTTTTAACGCAACCGATCGACCCTCCTACCTTGCGCAGTAAAGTCGGAGTTTTTCTCCAGTTAAAGAGACAGAACGATCTTCTTGAACGGGAAATTGCTCAGCGTATTAAAACGGAAAAAGCTCTGCGTATCGCCGAAGAAAAATATCGTAATATTTTTGTTCGCGCAGTTGAAGGTATTTTCAGATCAACTTTAGACGGTGATTTTGTAGAAGTTAATCCTGCTCTTGCCAGAATTTTAGGATATGATTCGCCTGATGATGTTTTAAAGTCAGGTTGCGGGCGTAATCTTTTTGCCAGTGCAGGTGCAAAGTTTGATTATATAGAATCTTTAAAACGCGATAAGTATTTAAATGATTGTGAAATAAAGGTAATCCGAAAAGATGGTTCTCTTATTTGGATTTCAGAGAGTTCAAGGCTTTTCGAGGAAGATGGCGAGTTTTATGTTGAAGGAGTCATTGAAGATGTTACCCAGCGGAAGTTGTGTGAACTTGATCTTAAGGAAAAAGCGACTTTGGATGCGTTGACAGGAGTTCCTAATCGTTATCTGTTTTTTGATAGGCTTGAGAAATCAATTGCTAATGCGCAAAGATATAAAGAAAAATTAGCATTACTCTTCATTGATTTGGACCATTTTAAATCTGTAAATGATCAATTCGGACATCATGCCGGGGATATTTTGTTACTCCATGTTGCTAATCGCTTGAAATCTAGGCTGAGGTCATCTGATACATTAGCTCGGCTGGGTGGTGATGAATTTTGCGTTTTACTTGAAAGACCTTCCAATATAGACGATGTTAAAAAAGTTGCAGAAGAATTTGTTGAAAGTCTTACTAATGAGTTTAATGTTGACGGGGTTATTTGTAATATTGGAGCTTCGGTGGGAATAAGTCTTTTCCCTGAAGATGGGAAGAATGCTCAAGATTTGGTGCAGAAAGCAGACTCTGCAATGTACAAGGTTAAAGAAGGAGCTTTCAAACGATTTTGTTTTTTTAGTGAAGAAGGATGCTGCGAGAAACTTTAGTCTTAAGTCTCGATCTGTTAAAAGTTCCTAAATTTTAGTGTGTTGAACTCTCATAACTTGTTGTGAGAGTTTTTTTGTTTTTTTGGATTTATAGATCTTTCGAGTATCTATTTAAAAAGATGATAGCAGTGTTGTAAGGTCTTTAATTTTAAACAAAAATGTATATTGTTTTTACTATAAATATACCCAAATGAGATTGTGAAAATAATCTCTTTTGGGTTGTGAATTTAAATCACCATAAACAGTTTGAGTGTTATTTGTATGTAGAATTTGTCTAAATGTTTTTTTGAAAAAAGATTTAATAATTAAACTTATTTTTAACTATTTGAATTTTAAGGTAAAAAAAAATTTAACTTTTTCAAAAATGTTCAATAATGCACATGTATTTTCTGAAGTTGCTGTTATAACACCTTGACACGATGAAAGGCTGGTGACATAAGCTTTAATAAAAATAGCTACTTGATGTTGTTTTTGTTGAATCTTTTTTGATTCTGCTAGTTTTTTCGTGCTACTTGTCTCTGTCTATTTCTCTTCTTGTGTTACTAATTTTTAAAAAGTAAGCGAGGGCGAAAGATGATCTTTACTTGGCTTCAGTTAGCCATTTTCCTTTTTATGCTTGGCGGTTTGCTTTTTGCCGGTGGCCCTTTGATTTTGTCAAAGGTTGTAGCCCCGTGCGCGAAGGGTGGCGATATCGGAATGCCGTATGAGTGCGGTATGAAACCGCATGGGCGAGCATGGAATCAATTCGGAATAAGTTATTATGTCTACGCTTTGCTGTTTTTAGCATTTGATGTTGATGTTTTGTACTTATTTCCTGTTGCTGCTTGGTACCCTCATGCCGAAGGGATGATGTCATTTTACAAAGTGGCTGTTTTTATGGGCGTTTTGGCTCTAGCAATAATCTACTTCTGGAGAAAAGGGGTATTCACATGGCCGAGGAAAATATCCTGACACCAGGCGGACACCATGTAGAAGATGGTCTTGTCCGACTTCAACTTGCAGAGGATGCAATGGATATATGTAGATCCATGTCCCTCTGGCCTATGACCTTTGGTCTTGCATGCTGTGCTATTGAGATGATGGCTTGCGGTATGGCTAGGTTCGATATGGCGCGTTTTGGAGCGGAGGTTTTCCGTCCTTCTGCCCGTCAGGCTGACTTAATGATCGTAGCGGGAACAGTTACAAAAAAAATGGCGCCTGCTGTTGTCAGATTGTATGAACAGATGCCTGCGCCTAAATGGGTTCTAGCTCTTGGTAACTGTGCAATTTCAGGTGGTCCTTTTAAATTTAAAAATCAATACGGCATAATTGAAGGTGTTGATAAACTTATTCCTGTTGATGTTTTCGTTCCGGGGTGTCCTCCTCGTCCGGAAGCTTTGCTTGAAGGATTGTTCGAAATCCAGAAAAAAGTATCCGGTAAACGTTGGTGGCCTGTTGCTGACTCTCTTGAAAAGGAGAATGCATAATGTCGGTAAGCGAGAAATTACTGGAAACTGTTACTCCTTTGATGTGCTACAAGTGTTCTTTTGAAAAAAGCGGAATTAATTATAATGTATTTTTGTCACCAGATGATATTCTGGCCGCAGCAACAGAGATGCTCCGGAAAGGATATTACCTAGAGGATATAGATGCACTTGATGTTTC is a window of Desulfovibrio sp. UCD-KL4C DNA encoding:
- a CDS encoding diguanylate cyclase; translation: MDNSLKILIVDDNVVNLMLLDRLLRNEGAEIFKAVNGEESVELCEEHDFALILLDVQMPGMDGYATAKAIRRISSCKLIPIIFLTAIYKDPAYARMGYDVGAVDFLTQPIDPPTLRSKVGVFLQLKRQNDLLEREIAQRIKTEKALRIAEEKYRNIFVRAVEGIFRSTLDGDFVEVNPALARILGYDSPDDVLKSGCGRNLFASAGAKFDYIESLKRDKYLNDCEIKVIRKDGSLIWISESSRLFEEDGEFYVEGVIEDVTQRKLCELDLKEKATLDALTGVPNRYLFFDRLEKSIANAQRYKEKLALLFIDLDHFKSVNDQFGHHAGDILLLHVANRLKSRLRSSDTLARLGGDEFCVLLERPSNIDDVKKVAEEFVESLTNEFNVDGVICNIGASVGISLFPEDGKNAQDLVQKADSAMYKVKEGAFKRFCFFSEEGCCEKL
- the moaC gene encoding cyclic pyranopterin monophosphate synthase MoaC, whose translation is MSEFSHLDADGNAVMVDVSAKKDTIRKAVAKGKVLLNQKTFEMLQENALPKGDALNTAKIAGIMGAKETHRLIPLCHPLAISYVDVRFNVDDKNYLIEIEAEARTTGKTGIEMEALIAVQIAAATIYDMCKAVQKDVVITDCRLVYKEGGKSGIFKAE
- a CDS encoding NADH-quinone oxidoreductase subunit A; translated protein: MIFTWLQLAIFLFMLGGLLFAGGPLILSKVVAPCAKGGDIGMPYECGMKPHGRAWNQFGISYYVYALLFLAFDVDVLYLFPVAAWYPHAEGMMSFYKVAVFMGVLALAIIYFWRKGVFTWPRKIS
- a CDS encoding NADH-quinone oxidoreductase subunit B gives rise to the protein MAEENILTPGGHHVEDGLVRLQLAEDAMDICRSMSLWPMTFGLACCAIEMMACGMARFDMARFGAEVFRPSARQADLMIVAGTVTKKMAPAVVRLYEQMPAPKWVLALGNCAISGGPFKFKNQYGIIEGVDKLIPVDVFVPGCPPRPEALLEGLFEIQKKVSGKRWWPVADSLEKENA
- the dnaJ gene encoding molecular chaperone DnaJ; protein product: MSKRDYYEILQVTRESQEGEIKRAYRKLAFEYHPDRNPGDDEAEAKFKEAAEAYEVLRDPEKRSRYDRYGHEGMNGGGFSGFKSSEDIFGSFGDIFGDIFGFSQGQSGKRMQAGSDLRYNLTVSFRDAAKGTEVELTLPVTDTCEECDGSGAAPGSSPETCSHCGGRGSVVQSQGFFQISVPCPSCNGRGQVITNPCSACRGAGYVRKEKNLNVRIPAGVDNGSRLRLRGEGEAGLNGGPHGDLYVVITVQPDKVFKRQGQDLVLTTEITFVQAALGYKMSVQTLDEPVDMDIPKGTQSGEVFQLRGLGLPYLGSSHKGELLVEVKVKTPTNISAKQQELLEQFAALEEEKPMKKVKKLFKKAKDKVMGD
- a CDS encoding UDP-glucuronic acid decarboxylase family protein yields the protein MSKRQHYTVTGGAGFLGSRLCEKLLEQGHEVLCVDNFYTGQKSNIIKMMDSPYFEMMRHDITFPLYLETDNIFNLACPASPIHYQFDPVQTTKTSVHGAINVLGLAKRVKAKIFQASTSEVYGDPACHPQKEDYWGNVNPIGPRACYDEGKRCAETLFFDYHRQHKLRIKVARIFNTYGPRMAVNDGRVVSNFIVQALKNDPITLYGDGLQTRSFCYIDDLIDAFLKIMNTDDSFTGPVNLGNPREFTIRQLAEIIINMIGSSSKIIFKPLPENDPCQRSPDITLAQKTIDWTPSTSLEEGLKPTIAYFEKILSK